In Catellicoccus marimammalium M35/04/3, the following proteins share a genomic window:
- the rpe gene encoding ribulose-phosphate 3-epimerase — MVTIAPSILSANLWEFGKQIEQMMTLGVDTFHIDVMDRHFVPNLGYSQEIVKVLKKNSTAICDVHLMVEHPEAMIMDFINAGADYLTIHAESTVHPYRALQMIQEQGVKVGLALNPGTSLASVKELLPLVDRLLIMTVNPGFGGQSFLESQLAKIAEAKALREEFGYTYDIEVDGGINDKTASSCIKAGAEVLVSGSYLFHHSNWQEALLQLQE; from the coding sequence ATGGTAACGATTGCTCCCTCAATTTTAAGTGCAAATCTATGGGAATTTGGCAAACAAATAGAACAAATGATGACATTAGGAGTAGATACCTTCCATATTGATGTTATGGATCGTCACTTTGTTCCTAACTTAGGATATAGCCAAGAAATTGTTAAAGTATTGAAAAAAAATAGCACCGCTATTTGTGATGTGCATTTGATGGTAGAACATCCAGAAGCAATGATTATGGATTTTATCAATGCAGGTGCAGATTATTTAACAATTCATGCCGAAAGTACAGTTCATCCTTATCGTGCATTACAAATGATTCAAGAGCAAGGAGTTAAAGTAGGGTTAGCTTTAAACCCGGGCACTTCTTTAGCAAGTGTTAAAGAACTTTTACCTTTAGTTGATCGCTTACTAATTATGACTGTTAATCCAGGATTTGGTGGCCAATCCTTTTTAGAAAGTCAATTAGCAAAAATCGCTGAGGCAAAAGCATTACGTGAAGAATTTGGCTATACGTATGATATTGAAGTAGATGGTGGAATTAATGACAAAACAGCCTCCTCTTGTATAAAAGCAGGTGCTGAAGTTTTAGTGAGTGGTTCTTATTTATTCCATCATTCTAATTGGCAAGAGGCACTTCTTCAATTACAAGAATAG
- the rpmB gene encoding 50S ribosomal protein L28, protein MAKQCYVTGRKSKSGNRRSHAMNASKRTWKANLQKVRILVDGKPKKVWVSARALKSGKVQRV, encoded by the coding sequence ATGGCAAAACAATGTTATGTAACAGGACGCAAATCTAAAAGCGGTAACCGTCGTTCTCATGCGATGAACGCTTCTAAACGTACTTGGAAAGCTAACTTACAAAAAGTTCGTATTTTAGTAGATGGAAAACCTAAAAAAGTTTGGGTTTCAGCTCGCGCATTAAAATCTGGTAAAGTACAACGTGTGTAA
- a CDS encoding Asp23/Gls24 family envelope stress response protein: MTVKMNTQSGMIEVTNDVIATVVGGATTENFGVVGMASKNQIRDNINEILRKENYAKGVVVRQEENGVAIDVYIVVGYGTKISEVSRNVQDSVKYSLETMLGISANSVNVYVQGVRVLPD, encoded by the coding sequence ATGACAGTTAAAATGAATACACAATCAGGAATGATTGAAGTAACCAATGATGTAATTGCAACGGTAGTTGGCGGTGCAACCACAGAAAATTTTGGTGTCGTAGGAATGGCAAGTAAAAACCAAATCCGCGATAACATTAATGAGATTTTGCGTAAAGAAAATTACGCGAAAGGAGTTGTTGTTCGTCAAGAGGAAAATGGAGTAGCGATTGATGTTTATATTGTAGTCGGCTATGGAACAAAAATTTCTGAAGTATCTCGTAATGTACAGGACTCAGTAAAATATAGTTTAGAAACAATGTTGGGCATTAGTGCTAATTCCGTGAACGTTTATGTACAAGGAGTTCGTGTCCTACCAGACTAA